From the Manihot esculenta cultivar AM560-2 chromosome 3, M.esculenta_v8, whole genome shotgun sequence genome, one window contains:
- the LOC122723260 gene encoding uncharacterized protein LOC122723260: MRKSSSLPKRDRKEKKFRFRQYGLWERYIDLYPKNDLIYTVGVSNYAKDWFLAHVNRKVGNTAYKATTWQIIFELKSVMQSGSYTLQIALASTTNSELQVRFNNANAKRPLFTTRLIGKDNAIARYGIHGLYWFYSIQPFYNYDIITLAKVDKGGHNTGRVNSHALGLKPCHLSDVLGV; encoded by the exons ATGAGGAAAAGCTCCTCCCTACCCAAACGCGATAGAAAGGAGAAGAAG ttcaG ATTTAGACAATATGGATTGTGGGAAAGATATATTGATCTATACCCTAAGAATGATCTCATATATACCGTTGGTGTTAGTAattatgctaaagattggttctTGGCCCATGTTAACAG AAAGGTTGGAAATACGGCATATAAGGCAACTACATGGCAGATCATATTTGAACTTAAAAGTGTAATGCAAAGTGGAAGTTACACTTTGCAAATAGCCTTGGCATCAACTACTAATTCTGAACTTCAG GTGAGGTTCAACAATGCCAATGCCAAACGACCTCTTTTCACAACAAGGCTAATAGGCAAGGATAATGCTATTGCAAGATACGGAATTCATGGTTTATATTGGTTCTATAGCATTCAA CCTTTCTATAACTACGACATAATCACACTTGCCAAGGTCGACAAAGGAGGTCACAACACTGGAAGAGTAAATTCACATGCTTTAGGTTTAAAGCCTTGTCATTTATCAGATGTCCTTGGAGTCTAA